A window from Deltaproteobacteria bacterium encodes these proteins:
- a CDS encoding sodium:proton antiporter, with product MQSIAIYWVTPFVLMLLGIAILPLALPHFWEKNLNKALVALGIALPTAVYLIAHDPHALLHTGLEYFSFISLLAALFVVSGGIALDGDLRATPTVNTAFLAIGAVLASIIGTTGASMLLIRALLHTNRERHHVKHIPIFFIFVVSNIGGLLTPIGDPPLFLGYLRGVPFFWTLKLFPIWLLLNGALLALFYLIDRIAYSKETKKDLTADRRHVEPLKLIGSINFLLLAGVVLCVFLPTPYREGVMLSLALLSLKVTPQRARQKNRFNFHPIVEVAVLFAGIFIAMVPALWLLEHHGAELGITHPAQFFWLAGSLSSFLDNAPTYLTFFSLAQGLHLPNASVVGITEPILLAISAGAVLMGAVTYIGNGPNFMVKAISDHAGIKTPSFFGYMLWSVGILIPLFGTVTWIFFL from the coding sequence ATGCAGTCGATCGCCATTTACTGGGTCACCCCTTTTGTCTTGATGCTTTTAGGCATTGCCATTCTCCCATTGGCCCTTCCCCATTTCTGGGAAAAGAACTTAAACAAGGCGCTGGTGGCGCTGGGAATCGCCCTCCCCACCGCCGTTTATCTGATCGCGCACGACCCGCACGCCCTCCTCCATACCGGGCTTGAATATTTTTCGTTCATCTCGCTCCTTGCGGCCCTCTTTGTGGTCTCTGGAGGAATTGCCCTGGACGGCGATCTCCGGGCGACACCGACGGTGAACACCGCTTTTCTGGCCATCGGCGCGGTTTTGGCGAGCATTATCGGAACAACCGGAGCCAGCATGCTGTTGATCCGCGCCCTTCTCCACACCAACCGCGAACGGCATCATGTAAAACATATCCCGATCTTTTTTATCTTTGTGGTCAGCAACATCGGGGGGTTGCTTACCCCCATCGGTGATCCCCCCCTGTTTCTCGGTTATCTCCGCGGTGTCCCGTTTTTCTGGACGCTGAAACTTTTTCCGATATGGCTTCTTTTGAACGGCGCCCTTCTGGCCCTCTTTTATCTGATTGACCGAATTGCTTACAGCAAGGAGACAAAAAAGGACCTCACCGCGGACCGGCGGCATGTTGAACCGTTAAAGCTGATTGGCAGTATAAACTTTCTTCTTCTGGCGGGGGTCGTTTTGTGCGTTTTCCTTCCGACGCCGTATCGGGAAGGGGTCATGCTCTCTCTGGCGCTCCTTTCCCTGAAGGTGACGCCCCAACGGGCGCGGCAGAAAAACCGGTTCAACTTTCATCCGATTGTCGAGGTGGCCGTTTTGTTTGCCGGCATTTTTATCGCCATGGTTCCCGCCCTTTGGCTTTTGGAACACCATGGGGCAGAGCTTGGCATCACCCATCCCGCCCAGTTTTTCTGGCTGGCCGGATCGCTCTCGTCGTTTCTAGATAACGCCCCGACCTATTTGACCTTCTTTTCGCTGGCGCAGGGGCTTCATCTCCCAAATGCCTCCGTTGTCGGGATTACCGAACCGATCCTTTTGGCCATCAGCGCCGGAGCGGTGCTGATGGGGGCCGTGACCTACATCGGGAACGGCCCCAATTTCATGGTCAAGGCCATTTCCGACCATGCAGGCATTAAAACACCTTCTTTTTTCGGTTACATGCTCTGGTCGGTCGGCATCTTGATTCCGTTGTTTGGGACGGTGACATGGATCTTTTTTCTGTGA
- the atpH gene encoding ATP synthase F1 subunit delta: protein MIESSIARRYSRALVELAREEDKLEAYGGQLKDFYALCAEVPPLLDTLTNRFFDITARLKIVDRLAEKLNLALPVKNFVKLLIKKGRIGLLAEISAEYQRALHELQNRAVATVVSAKELSDSVVSEIRTILAKKTGLEVVMEKEVKPSVLGGVCVRIGGVVYDGTVRAELNRLTEKMMGG, encoded by the coding sequence ATGATCGAATCATCCATCGCCAGACGTTATTCGCGGGCGCTCGTCGAGCTGGCCCGCGAGGAAGACAAGCTCGAGGCCTACGGCGGACAGTTGAAGGATTTTTACGCCCTCTGCGCTGAAGTCCCCCCCCTCCTCGATACGCTGACCAACCGCTTTTTCGACATCACGGCGCGTCTTAAAATTGTCGACCGGCTGGCGGAAAAACTGAACCTGGCTCTGCCGGTGAAGAATTTTGTAAAACTCCTGATCAAAAAAGGGCGGATCGGCCTTTTGGCGGAGATTTCCGCCGAATATCAGCGCGCCCTCCACGAATTGCAAAACAGGGCGGTCGCAACGGTTGTTTCGGCCAAAGAACTTTCCGATTCGGTCGTCAGCGAAATCAGAACCATTCTGGCCAAAAAAACCGGCCTTGAGGTGGTGATGGAAAAAGAGGTAAAGCCGTCGGTGCTGGGGGGCGTCTGCGTCCGGATCGGCGGCGTGGTTTACGACGGAACGGTCAGGGCGGAATTGAATCGGTTAACGGAAAAAATGATGGGGGGTTAA
- a CDS encoding ATP synthase F0 subunit B, whose protein sequence is MSPKLALAVEEAVHHGNPGPGLDLVFREINFLILIAVLFFLLRKPVKEFFKHRSATLKGEVEEAKKLNSEARKQHEEISHRLKKVEQETQGLVDSFKKDGEMERGKLLEQARVYAEKIREDAKKIAENEVKKAREDLKEMTVELARNLAQKSIEREMTDADSDRLTKNYVERLRKLQ, encoded by the coding sequence TTGAGTCCAAAACTTGCCCTGGCAGTCGAAGAGGCCGTGCATCACGGTAATCCCGGTCCGGGGCTCGATCTGGTCTTCCGCGAGATTAATTTCCTGATTCTCATCGCCGTTCTTTTTTTTCTGCTCCGCAAACCGGTGAAGGAATTTTTCAAACATCGATCAGCCACGCTTAAAGGAGAAGTGGAAGAGGCCAAAAAGTTGAACAGCGAGGCGCGCAAACAACACGAGGAAATTTCGCACCGTCTCAAAAAAGTCGAACAGGAGACGCAAGGCCTGGTTGACTCCTTCAAAAAAGACGGTGAAATGGAGCGGGGCAAACTGCTGGAACAGGCGCGCGTCTACGCCGAAAAGATCCGCGAGGACGCCAAAAAGATCGCCGAAAACGAGGTGAAAAAGGCGCGCGAAGATTTGAAAGAGATGACCGTGGAACTGGCCCGCAATCTGGCGCAAAAATCCATTGAGCGCGAGATGACCGACGCCGATTCCGACCGGCTGACGAAAAATTACGTGGAACGTTTGCGAAAATTACAATGA
- a CDS encoding ATP synthase F0 subunit B, translating into MIDLYPNETLPLMWVIFAVVFFFLNRFVFRPTLHLIAERHRNTEGLKTGALALSEKIKTLTAGYEQKMAEARMLAAGAREQIVGLARVEERKIIDEARLQNEAVFEEMKGRIEREKKEAELSLKQYAQVLARDIVDKLLERAA; encoded by the coding sequence ATGATTGACCTCTATCCCAACGAGACTCTTCCCCTCATGTGGGTCATCTTCGCGGTGGTCTTTTTTTTCTTAAACCGTTTTGTCTTCAGGCCGACCCTTCATCTGATCGCCGAACGACATCGCAACACCGAAGGTCTCAAAACCGGGGCGCTGGCCCTCTCCGAAAAAATCAAAACACTGACGGCCGGTTATGAACAGAAAATGGCGGAGGCGCGTATGTTGGCGGCGGGCGCCCGCGAACAGATTGTCGGCCTGGCGCGGGTAGAGGAGCGGAAAATCATCGATGAGGCGCGTTTGCAAAATGAGGCGGTGTTCGAAGAGATGAAAGGGCGGATCGAACGCGAAAAGAAGGAGGCGGAGTTGAGCCTCAAGCAGTATGCGCAGGTATTGGCAAGGGATATTGTGGACAAACTGCTGGAAAGGGCGGCTTAA